Proteins found in one Gammaproteobacteria bacterium genomic segment:
- the rplN gene encoding 50S ribosomal protein L14 has translation MIQMQSNLDVADNSGAKRIQCIKVLGGSHRRYAGIGDVIKVSIKDAIPRGKVKKGEVYNAVVVRTAKGVRRPDGSLIRFDGNAAVLLNAQLQPIGTRIFGPVTRELRTEKFMKIISLAPEVL, from the coding sequence ATGATACAGATGCAATCTAATCTTGATGTAGCCGACAACAGTGGCGCAAAAAGAATTCAGTGTATAAAAGTTTTAGGTGGTTCGCATCGTCGCTATGCAGGTATCGGTGATGTTATTAAGGTGAGCATCAAAGATGCTATACCACGCGGAAAAGTTAAAAAAGGCGAAGTTTACAATGCGGTTGTTGTAAGAACTGCAAAAGGTGTGCGTCGCCCCGATGGTTCGTTAATACGTTTTGATGGAAATGCGGCGGTATTGCTAAATGCTCAGTTGCAACCAATTGGTACACGTATCTTTGGACCAGTCACAAGAGAACTACGCACAGAAAAATTTATGAAAATAATTTCTCTTGCGCCAGAAGTACTATAA
- the rplB gene encoding 50S ribosomal protein L2, whose amino-acid sequence MAVVKSKPTSPGRRFQVRIVSKDLHTGEPVKALVEKKSKSGGRNNLGRITTRHRGGGHKQRYRTVDFKRNKDGIPAIVERLEYDPNRTAHLALLKYADGERRYIIAPKGIKANDSIMSGAQSPIKPGNTLPLRSIPVGTVVHCIELKPGKGAQVGRSAGAAIQLVAREGAHATLRLRSGEMRKVLSDCRATIGEVGNSEHNLRKLGKAGASRWRGVKPTVRGVAMNPIDHPHGGGEGRTSGGRHPVSPWGMPTKGFKTRKNKRTDNMIVRRRNKK is encoded by the coding sequence ATGGCAGTCGTAAAATCAAAACCAACCTCTCCAGGACGTCGATTCCAAGTACGGATCGTCTCAAAAGATCTGCATACTGGTGAGCCGGTTAAAGCATTAGTAGAAAAGAAATCAAAATCTGGTGGTCGTAATAACTTGGGACGCATCACTACACGTCATCGTGGTGGTGGTCATAAGCAACGTTATAGAACAGTAGATTTTAAGCGTAATAAAGATGGTATCCCAGCAATTGTAGAGCGTTTGGAATACGATCCAAATAGGACGGCACACTTAGCATTATTAAAATATGCAGATGGAGAGCGACGGTACATCATTGCTCCTAAAGGTATAAAAGCTAACGACTCAATTATGTCTGGCGCACAGTCACCAATTAAGCCAGGAAATACTCTGCCACTAAGAAGTATTCCGGTAGGTACAGTTGTTCACTGTATAGAGTTAAAGCCAGGAAAAGGCGCGCAAGTTGGTAGAAGCGCAGGTGCTGCTATACAACTTGTAGCAAGAGAAGGTGCGCATGCAACTTTGCGCTTACGTTCGGGTGAAATGCGCAAGGTGTTATCAGATTGTCGTGCAACAATAGGTGAAGTAGGTAATTCTGAGCATAATTTACGTAAATTAGGTAAAGCAGGTGCTAGCAGATGGCGTGGTGTAAAGCCTACTGTTCGTGGTGTTGCTATGAACCCAATTGATCACCCTCATGGTGGTGGTGAGGGAAGAACTTCGGGTGGTAGGCATCCAGTATCACCTTGGGGTATGCCAACTAAAGGCTTTAAGACACGTAAGAACAAGCGTACTGACAATATGATCGTACGTCGTCGCAATAAAAAATAA
- the rplR gene encoding 50S ribosomal protein L18 codes for MDKKASRIRRSKKTRCNIRAQGAARLCVFRTSKHIYAQVIDDATASVLASGSSLDSGVRGNVKYTGNVEAAKAVGKLVAERAKDKGITKVAFDRSGFRYHGRVQALADAAREAGLDF; via the coding sequence ATGGATAAGAAAGCATCAAGAATACGCCGCAGCAAAAAAACACGTTGTAATATACGTGCGCAGGGTGCAGCTCGCCTGTGCGTCTTTAGAACGTCTAAGCATATATATGCTCAGGTGATTGATGATGCAACGGCAAGCGTATTAGCGAGTGGATCATCATTAGATTCAGGTGTGCGTGGTAATGTGAAATACACAGGTAACGTTGAAGCTGCTAAGGCGGTTGGAAAGTTAGTAGCTGAGCGTGCTAAAGATAAGGGAATTACTAAGGTTGCTTTTGATCGTTCTGGCTTTAGGTACCATGGTCGAGTTCAAGCATTAGCAGATGCCGCCAGAGAAGCTGGACTGGATTTTTAA
- the rplO gene encoding 50S ribosomal protein L15, whose translation MRLNTIKPGAGSRTNAKRVGRGIGSGFGKTCGRGHKGQKSRSGGFHKVGFEGGQMPLQRRLPKFGFRSAKAKLTAEVRLHELLLTDAAVLDIKALKEANIVSEFTQRVKVILSGEISEPVHTRGLMFTKGARAAVEAAGGKIED comes from the coding sequence ATGCGCCTAAATACTATTAAACCGGGTGCAGGAAGCCGCACTAATGCTAAACGTGTAGGACGTGGAATTGGTTCTGGTTTTGGCAAGACTTGTGGGCGTGGGCATAAAGGCCAAAAATCACGTTCAGGTGGATTTCATAAAGTTGGTTTTGAAGGTGGTCAAATGCCATTGCAGCGAAGGCTGCCAAAATTTGGTTTTCGCTCTGCAAAAGCTAAATTGACTGCTGAAGTAAGACTTCATGAATTGTTGTTAACTGATGCTGCTGTTCTTGATATTAAAGCATTGAAAGAAGCTAACATTGTTTCTGAATTCACACAGCGAGTGAAAGTAATCTTGTCTGGTGAAATAAGTGAGCCCGTGCATACACGTGGCTTGATGTTTACAAAAGGCGCGCGTGCTGCAGTAGAAGCCGCGGGCGGAAAAATTGAAGACTAG
- the rplE gene encoding 50S ribosomal protein L5, producing MARLQAFYNDTVRAQLMEQFSYGNVMQVPHIEKITLNMGLGEATKDKKVVEHAVSDMAKISGQKAVVTLSRKSIAGFNIRDDWPIGCKVTLRNVRMYEFLDRLINIAIPRIRDFRGISGRAFDGRGNYNMGVKEQIIFPEIDYDKIDAIRGMDIAITTSAPTDAEAKALLAAFSFPFKN from the coding sequence ATGGCTAGATTACAAGCATTTTATAACGACACAGTACGTGCACAGTTAATGGAGCAATTTTCTTACGGCAATGTTATGCAAGTGCCGCATATTGAGAAAATCACACTTAACATGGGATTGGGTGAAGCAACTAAAGATAAAAAAGTTGTTGAGCATGCAGTGTCAGATATGGCGAAGATTTCAGGACAAAAAGCAGTTGTAACTTTGTCACGTAAATCTATTGCTGGCTTTAATATCCGAGATGATTGGCCTATTGGCTGTAAGGTAACCCTACGAAATGTACGTATGTACGAATTTTTAGATCGCCTAATTAATATTGCAATTCCACGTATTCGTGATTTCCGTGGTATCAGTGGAAGAGCCTTTGATGGGCGAGGCAACTACAACATGGGTGTTAAAGAGCAGATCATCTTCCCGGAAATAGATTACGATAAAATTGATGCGATTCGTGGGATGGATATTGCCATCACTACTAGTGCACCAACTGACGCAGAAGCAAAAGCATTGCTGGCTGCGTTTAGTTTTCCTTTTAAGAATTAA
- the rplV gene encoding 50S ribosomal protein L22, with protein sequence MEVSAKLKDISISAQKCRLVADQIRGMEVSRAVELLEFSSKKASGIVKKVLDSAIANAEHNEGADIDELKVTKIFVDEGRTQKRFQPRAKGRACKILKRSSHLTVTVGDNR encoded by the coding sequence ATGGAAGTTTCAGCAAAGTTAAAAGATATCAGTATATCAGCGCAAAAATGTCGTCTGGTTGCTGACCAAATACGTGGCATGGAAGTGAGTCGCGCAGTTGAGCTTTTAGAATTTAGTTCAAAGAAAGCGTCTGGCATTGTTAAGAAGGTTTTAGATTCTGCTATTGCCAATGCCGAGCACAATGAAGGTGCAGATATCGACGAATTAAAAGTAACAAAAATATTTGTTGATGAAGGTCGAACGCAAAAACGCTTTCAGCCTAGAGCTAAAGGACGAGCATGTAAGATTTTAAAGAGAAGCAGTCATCTGACAGTGACTGTTGGTGATAATAGGTAG
- the rpsD gene encoding 30S ribosomal protein S4, translating to MARYLGPKCKLSRREGTDLFLKSRVRPLDSKCKADKVPGQHGDKRGRTSDYGLQLREKQKLRRMYGVLEKQFSNYYKKANLKKGSTGENLLELLECRLDNVVYRMGFGVTRAECRQLVSHKSIEVNGSLVNIPSYQVKAEDVISVREKARKQLRIQDSLNTAEQFGFPDWVTVDTKKMTGTFRSAPERTDLSSDINESLVVELYSK from the coding sequence ATGGCTAGATATTTAGGACCAAAGTGTAAGTTAAGTCGTCGTGAAGGAACCGATTTATTCCTTAAGAGTCGTGTACGTCCATTAGACTCCAAGTGTAAAGCTGACAAAGTTCCAGGACAGCATGGAGATAAACGAGGAAGAACTTCTGACTATGGTTTGCAGTTACGTGAGAAGCAAAAACTGCGTCGTATGTATGGCGTATTAGAAAAGCAGTTTAGTAACTACTACAAGAAAGCGAATTTAAAGAAAGGTTCTACCGGTGAAAACTTGTTAGAGCTATTAGAGTGTCGTTTAGATAACGTAGTCTACCGCATGGGATTCGGTGTTACTCGTGCTGAGTGCAGACAACTGGTTAGCCACAAATCTATTGAAGTAAATGGTTCGCTAGTGAATATTCCTTCTTATCAGGTTAAAGCCGAAGACGTTATTTCAGTGCGAGAAAAAGCACGCAAGCAATTACGAATTCAAGATTCGTTAAACACTGCTGAGCAATTTGGTTTCCCAGATTGGGTCACGGTCGATACAAAGAAAATGACGGGGACTTTCAGATCTGCACCAGAAAGAACTGATCTATCTTCAGATATTAACGAATCGCTCGTAGTCGAGCTTTACTCTAAGTAA
- the secY gene encoding preprotein translocase subunit SecY, whose amino-acid sequence MAAQLGGMGQLTELKQRLLFVLMALIVYRIGTFIPTPGIDPAAMARFFEEQSGTILNMFNMFSGGALERLSIFALGIMPYISASIIMQLMSAVVPSLKELKREGEAGRRKITQYTRYGTVVLATFQAIGVAIALQNQGVALHPGPSFVFTAAISLVTGTMFLMWLGEQITERGVGNGISIIIFAGIVAGLPAAVAGTLELARTGELSSGLVLLLFVMAIVVTAIVVFIERGQRRITVNYAKRQQGRKMYAAQSSHLPLKLNMSGVIPPIFASSIILFPATLGQWAGNVEGLGWLQDISATLAPGQPLYVTFYALAIIFFCFFYTAIVFDSRETADNLKRSGAFIPGIRPGEQSARYIDSVLTRLTAVGAIYITLVCLMPEFLILKWNVPFYFGGTSLLIIVVVVMDFIAQVQSHLMSHQYEGLMKKANLKGGRAGQLR is encoded by the coding sequence ATGGCAGCCCAGCTAGGTGGGATGGGGCAGTTAACAGAATTAAAGCAACGCTTATTGTTTGTATTAATGGCGTTGATTGTTTATCGAATTGGTACCTTTATTCCAACGCCAGGTATTGATCCTGCGGCAATGGCGAGGTTCTTCGAAGAACAGAGTGGCACCATATTAAATATGTTTAATATGTTCTCGGGCGGTGCCTTAGAAAGGTTGAGTATTTTTGCTCTAGGTATTATGCCTTATATTTCTGCATCAATTATTATGCAGTTAATGAGTGCGGTAGTACCGTCACTGAAAGAGCTTAAGAGAGAAGGTGAAGCGGGTCGTCGTAAGATTACTCAATATACACGTTACGGAACGGTCGTATTAGCGACATTCCAAGCAATAGGTGTTGCAATTGCACTACAAAATCAGGGTGTAGCTTTGCACCCAGGACCAAGCTTTGTATTTACAGCGGCGATTAGTTTAGTCACTGGGACCATGTTCTTGATGTGGTTAGGAGAACAAATAACAGAGCGTGGTGTTGGTAATGGGATATCTATTATTATTTTTGCGGGGATTGTAGCTGGGTTGCCAGCGGCCGTCGCAGGAACACTAGAATTGGCACGCACTGGCGAGTTGTCCAGCGGCTTAGTTCTACTATTATTTGTCATGGCTATTGTTGTCACGGCAATTGTTGTTTTCATTGAAAGAGGACAGCGCAGAATTACAGTGAATTATGCTAAGCGTCAGCAGGGTCGTAAGATGTATGCCGCGCAGTCTAGTCACTTACCATTGAAGCTCAATATGTCGGGTGTTATCCCGCCTATTTTTGCTTCTAGTATTATTTTGTTCCCGGCAACATTAGGACAGTGGGCGGGGAATGTAGAAGGATTAGGATGGTTGCAGGATATTTCGGCAACCTTGGCACCAGGGCAACCTCTGTATGTGACTTTTTATGCCTTGGCGATAATTTTCTTCTGTTTCTTCTACACAGCGATCGTCTTTGATTCGCGTGAGACAGCAGATAATTTGAAGCGCTCCGGCGCATTTATTCCTGGAATAAGACCAGGTGAGCAGAGTGCTCGTTATATTGATTCTGTGCTTACACGTTTAACTGCGGTAGGTGCGATCTACATAACGTTAGTGTGTTTGATGCCAGAATTCTTAATACTTAAATGGAATGTACCATTTTACTTTGGTGGTACATCTTTATTAATCATTGTTGTAGTGGTGATGGATTTCATAGCGCAAGTTCAGTCGCATTTGATGTCTCATCAGTATGAAGGATTAATGAAGAAGGCTAATTTGAAAGGTGGCCGCGCAGGCCAGTTACGTTAA
- the rpsM gene encoding 30S ribosomal protein S13 codes for MARIAGINIPVHKHTEIALTAIFGIGRTRSREICAVTGISPAAKIKDLTEEEVEKLRTEVAKFQVEGDLRREVSMNIKRLMDLGTYRGIRHRRGLPLRGQRTKTNARSRKGPRRPIKR; via the coding sequence GTGGCACGTATTGCCGGAATAAATATCCCAGTGCATAAGCACACTGAAATTGCCTTAACGGCAATCTTTGGTATTGGGCGAACTCGTTCACGAGAGATTTGCGCAGTGACTGGCATAAGCCCTGCAGCTAAAATTAAAGATTTAACTGAAGAGGAAGTTGAAAAGCTTCGTACTGAGGTAGCTAAATTTCAGGTTGAAGGTGATTTACGTCGAGAAGTTTCTATGAACATCAAACGTTTGATGGACTTGGGAACATATCGTGGTATTCGTCATCGACGCGGTTTACCACTCCGAGGACAACGAACAAAAACCAATGCACGTTCACGCAAAGGTCCACGTCGTCCTATTAAGAGATAA
- the rpsQ gene encoding 30S ribosomal protein S17 gives MEKQDKKMRTVQGKVVSNKMDKSIVVLTERRVKHPIYGKFMSKSSKIHAHDENNQCTIGDVVTIKECRPISKTKSWTLVEVVVPGVAG, from the coding sequence ATGGAAAAACAAGATAAAAAAATGCGAACAGTTCAAGGCAAAGTTGTTAGCAACAAAATGGATAAATCCATTGTTGTATTAACAGAGCGACGCGTTAAGCATCCTATTTATGGGAAATTCATGAGTAAGTCTTCAAAGATTCATGCACATGATGAAAACAACCAATGCACAATTGGTGATGTTGTCACAATTAAAGAATGCCGACCAATTTCAAAAACCAAGTCGTGGACATTGGTTGAAGTTGTTGTTCCTGGCGTAGCAGGCTAA
- the rplP gene encoding 50S ribosomal protein L16, with protein sequence MLQPKKTKFRKQQKGRNRGLALNGNKVSFGDFGLKAVGRGRLTARQIEAARRAMTRHVKRGGKIWIRIFPDVPVTKKPLEVRQGKGKGNVEYWVAKIQPGKMLYEMEGVPEELAREAFKLAAAKLPIQTQFVTRTLM encoded by the coding sequence GTGTTACAGCCAAAGAAAACCAAATTTCGCAAGCAGCAAAAAGGCCGCAACCGTGGACTTGCGTTAAATGGTAATAAAGTAAGCTTTGGAGATTTTGGTCTTAAAGCTGTTGGTCGTGGTCGTTTAACTGCAAGACAAATAGAAGCAGCACGACGTGCAATGACTAGACACGTTAAGCGTGGTGGAAAAATCTGGATTAGAATTTTTCCGGATGTGCCTGTGACCAAAAAACCTTTGGAAGTAAGACAGGGTAAAGGTAAGGGTAACGTTGAATATTGGGTGGCAAAAATTCAGCCAGGTAAAATGTTATATGAAATGGAAGGTGTGCCCGAAGAATTAGCGCGTGAAGCCTTTAAGTTGGCAGCTGCTAAGTTACCTATTCAAACTCAATTTGTCACAAGGACATTAATGTAA
- the rpsN gene encoding 30S ribosomal protein S14, with the protein MAKQSMVQREKKRTRTVAKYAKKRAELKAIIKSATADYEEKELAALKLQKLPRNAMPVRQRNRCNITGRPHGFYRKFGLGRNKLREAAMRGDIPGLVKASW; encoded by the coding sequence ATGGCAAAACAATCCATGGTTCAGCGCGAAAAGAAGCGCACACGTACAGTTGCAAAATATGCAAAAAAACGTGCGGAACTAAAAGCAATTATAAAAAGTGCAACAGCTGACTATGAAGAAAAAGAATTAGCTGCATTGAAATTGCAAAAGCTTCCACGTAACGCCATGCCAGTTAGACAAAGAAACCGTTGCAACATTACAGGTAGACCACATGGGTTTTATCGAAAGTTTGGTCTAGGAAGAAATAAACTGCGTGAAGCAGCTATGCGAGGTGATATCCCTGGCTTAGTTAAGGCAAGTTGGTAA
- the rpmJ gene encoding 50S ribosomal protein L36, with product MKVRASVKKLCRNCKVIRRNRVVRVICTDPRHKQRQG from the coding sequence ATGAAAGTTAGGGCCTCTGTAAAAAAACTATGTCGCAATTGCAAAGTGATTCGAAGAAACCGTGTAGTACGCGTGATCTGTACGGATCCAAGGCATAAGCAAAGACAAGGCTAG
- the rpsE gene encoding 30S ribosomal protein S5: MAGQEVTNKTADGLQEKLVAVNRVAKVVKGGRQFGFTALTVVGDGEGKIGFGYGKAKEVPIAIQKAMEKARRNMQTVPLKDGTLFYPKVGIHGAAKVHMQPASEGTGIIAGGAMRAVFEVLGVRNVLAKCIGSRNPINVVRATMQGLTSMQSPESIASKRGKSVEEILG, from the coding sequence ATGGCCGGACAAGAAGTAACAAATAAAACTGCAGATGGGTTACAAGAAAAGCTTGTTGCAGTTAACCGCGTAGCTAAAGTGGTTAAAGGTGGTCGCCAATTTGGTTTCACTGCATTGACTGTAGTCGGCGATGGTGAAGGTAAAATTGGGTTCGGTTATGGCAAAGCCAAAGAAGTACCAATTGCAATTCAAAAAGCAATGGAAAAAGCACGCCGTAATATGCAAACAGTCCCACTTAAAGATGGCACTTTGTTTTATCCGAAAGTAGGCATACATGGAGCTGCAAAAGTACACATGCAACCAGCATCAGAAGGTACTGGTATTATTGCTGGTGGTGCCATGCGCGCAGTATTTGAAGTGCTAGGTGTACGTAACGTATTAGCAAAATGCATTGGCTCACGAAATCCGATCAATGTAGTAAGAGCAACAATGCAAGGTTTAACAAGCATGCAATCACCTGAGTCCATTGCTTCTAAGCGTGGAAAGTCAGTAGAAGAAATTCTGGGTTAA
- the rpsK gene encoding 30S ribosomal protein S11, with protein MATASTGRTKKKVKRVVTDGIAHINASFNNTIITITDRQGNALAWATSGGSGFRGSRKSTPFAAQVAAERCGNVALEYGMKNLDVLVKGPGPGRESAVRSLNALGFKITNISDITPIPHNGCRPPKKRRV; from the coding sequence ATGGCAACAGCAAGCACAGGTCGCACAAAGAAGAAAGTTAAAAGAGTTGTTACTGACGGTATCGCTCATATTAATGCTTCTTTTAATAATACCATTATAACTATCACAGACCGTCAAGGTAATGCGCTCGCATGGGCAACTTCAGGTGGGTCAGGGTTTAGAGGATCACGCAAAAGTACACCATTTGCTGCTCAAGTAGCGGCAGAAAGATGTGGAAATGTTGCTTTAGAATACGGTATGAAGAATTTAGATGTTTTGGTCAAAGGACCTGGGCCTGGTAGAGAATCTGCAGTACGTTCATTGAACGCACTAGGTTTTAAAATCACTAATATTTCAGATATAACCCCAATTCCACATAATGGGTGTAGACCGCCTAAAAAGCGAAGAGTGTAA
- the rpsC gene encoding 30S ribosomal protein S3: MGQKVHPTGFRLGIATDWTSKWYAEGTDYAKFLNSDLEIRKYLKEKLSQASVSRIQIDRPARAAFVVIHTARPGIVIGKKGEDVEALRKEIARRMDLNINNVKINIEEIRKPEIDAQLVSESVAQQLERRIMFRRAMKRAVSNAMRLGALGVKINVSGRLNGAEIARTEWYREGRVPLHTLRADIDYGTAEAATTYGIIGIKTWIFKGEVFDLESKNSEELPDTKRASA; this comes from the coding sequence ATGGGACAAAAAGTACATCCAACTGGCTTTAGATTAGGTATAGCAACTGACTGGACTTCTAAGTGGTATGCAGAAGGAACAGACTACGCTAAGTTTCTTAATAGCGACTTAGAAATTCGTAAATATCTAAAAGAAAAATTATCACAGGCATCGGTAAGCAGAATCCAAATAGATAGACCAGCACGTGCGGCATTTGTAGTAATTCATACCGCAAGACCTGGAATTGTTATTGGTAAGAAAGGTGAAGACGTCGAAGCATTGCGTAAAGAAATAGCTCGCCGTATGGATCTAAATATCAATAATGTAAAAATCAATATCGAAGAAATTCGCAAGCCAGAAATTGATGCGCAATTAGTATCAGAAAGTGTCGCGCAACAGCTAGAGCGCCGCATTATGTTTAGACGTGCAATGAAGCGCGCTGTTAGTAATGCAATGCGTCTTGGTGCGCTAGGTGTAAAAATTAATGTATCAGGTCGTTTAAACGGTGCTGAAATTGCTCGCACTGAGTGGTATCGCGAAGGTCGAGTACCATTGCATACATTAAGAGCTGATATTGACTATGGCACAGCAGAAGCGGCGACTACTTACGGAATTATAGGTATCAAGACATGGATCTTTAAAGGTGAAGTTTTTGATCTTGAAAGCAAGAACAGTGAAGAACTGCCTGACACTAAACGCGCTAGCGCATAA
- the rplX gene encoding 50S ribosomal protein L24, whose product MNKIKKGDEVIVNAGKDKGRRGTVTQVLADGRILVDGINMVKKAQKPNPNAGITGGIIDKEMAIDRSNIMMFNPATGKGDRVGVKTLEDNTKVRYFKSNGEVVDV is encoded by the coding sequence ATGAATAAGATTAAAAAAGGTGATGAAGTAATAGTGAACGCTGGCAAAGATAAGGGCCGACGTGGAACTGTTACCCAAGTATTGGCTGATGGTCGCATACTTGTTGATGGGATAAATATGGTTAAGAAAGCTCAAAAGCCAAACCCTAATGCAGGCATCACCGGTGGAATAATTGATAAGGAAATGGCAATTGATCGTTCTAATATTATGATGTTCAACCCTGCGACAGGTAAAGGTGATCGTGTGGGAGTTAAAACATTAGAAGATAATACTAAGGTTCGCTATTTCAAATCTAACGGCGAAGTGGTGGATGTATAA
- the rpmD gene encoding 50S ribosomal protein L30, producing MSKQLQVTLVKSIHGRLKSHQACVRGLGIRRIHNPVTVIDTPENRGMINKIQYMLKVEEI from the coding sequence ATGAGTAAACAGTTACAAGTAACGTTGGTTAAGAGTATTCATGGTCGCCTCAAGTCGCATCAAGCGTGCGTGCGTGGTCTTGGTATTCGTAGAATTCATAACCCTGTGACAGTGATCGATACACCTGAAAATCGCGGCATGATTAATAAAATTCAGTATATGCTGAAAGTAGAGGAAATTTAG
- the rpmC gene encoding 50S ribosomal protein L29 codes for MKATELRAKGESELKDELIELRKEQFKLRMQYSMGQASRNHEFSRIRKDIARIKTVLNEQSKSAS; via the coding sequence ATGAAAGCGACAGAATTACGTGCCAAGGGCGAGAGTGAATTAAAAGATGAATTAATTGAGCTGCGTAAAGAGCAGTTTAAGTTACGTATGCAATATTCAATGGGGCAAGCAAGTCGCAACCATGAATTTTCTAGAATTCGTAAAGATATCGCACGCATTAAGACCGTGCTTAATGAGCAAAGCAAAAGCGCGAGCTAG
- the rplF gene encoding 50S ribosomal protein L6 — translation MSRIASQPVEVPSGVEIKIDGQNVRAKGAKGEMVLALHPAVKLVQEDATLSVKADDKSSVAMAGTMRSLLNNLVVGVSQGFERKLELVGVGYRAQAKGKVLNLSLGFSHPVEYAVPEGITIETPSQTEILVKGFDKQKVGQVAAELRAYRPPEPYKGKGVKYADERIIRKEAKKK, via the coding sequence ATGTCTAGAATCGCAAGTCAACCTGTAGAAGTTCCATCTGGCGTAGAAATTAAAATCGATGGGCAAAATGTACGTGCCAAAGGTGCCAAAGGTGAAATGGTATTAGCTTTGCACCCTGCTGTTAAATTGGTGCAAGAAGATGCCACATTATCAGTGAAAGCAGATGATAAAAGTTCTGTGGCAATGGCAGGCACTATGCGTTCTTTATTAAATAATTTGGTGGTCGGTGTGTCACAAGGTTTTGAGCGTAAGCTTGAGTTGGTTGGTGTTGGTTATCGAGCGCAAGCTAAAGGCAAAGTTTTAAATTTGTCATTAGGTTTTTCACATCCAGTTGAATATGCTGTTCCTGAAGGTATTACCATTGAAACGCCAAGCCAGACAGAAATTTTAGTAAAAGGTTTTGATAAGCAGAAAGTAGGACAGGTAGCAGCAGAATTACGTGCTTACAGACCACCCGAGCCATATAAAGGCAAGGGTGTTAAATATGCTGATGAGCGAATTATTCGCAAAGAAGCCAAGAAAAAATAG
- the rpsS gene encoding 30S ribosomal protein S19, with amino-acid sequence MPRSLRKGPHIDHHLAKKVQVAVENNDRKPIKTWSRRSMVSPEMVGLTIAIHNGRQHVPVLVSENMVGHKLGEFAATRVFKGHSGDKKVK; translated from the coding sequence TTGCCAAGATCATTACGAAAAGGCCCTCATATAGATCACCATCTTGCTAAGAAAGTGCAAGTGGCTGTTGAGAATAACGATCGCAAGCCAATTAAAACATGGTCGCGGCGGTCAATGGTTTCACCGGAAATGGTGGGATTAACTATTGCTATCCATAACGGACGTCAACATGTTCCTGTATTGGTTTCAGAAAATATGGTGGGTCATAAGTTAGGTGAATTTGCAGCTACGCGTGTATTTAAAGGGCATTCAGGCGATAAGAAAGTTAAATAG
- the rpsH gene encoding 30S ribosomal protein S8 has product MSMSDPIADMLTRIRNGQSADKVNVSMPDSKYKQSIAAVLKDEGYISDWRVEGDGVKKQLVVDLKYYMGKPVIEKIKKISRPGLRIYKSAEDLPSVIGGMGIAIISTSKGMMTDSTARENGQGGEVICTVE; this is encoded by the coding sequence ATGAGTATGAGTGATCCAATTGCAGATATGCTAACGCGCATTAGAAATGGGCAGAGTGCAGACAAAGTCAATGTCAGTATGCCAGATTCAAAGTACAAGCAATCAATTGCAGCTGTGTTAAAAGATGAAGGCTACATCTCGGATTGGAGAGTAGAGGGTGACGGCGTTAAAAAGCAGTTAGTAGTAGACCTAAAATATTACATGGGGAAGCCAGTAATCGAGAAAATCAAAAAGATCAGTCGACCAGGGTTACGTATATACAAAAGCGCTGAAGATCTTCCAAGTGTTATTGGGGGTATGGGAATCGCTATCATTTCAACATCAAAAGGTATGATGACAGACAGCACTGCACGTGAGAATGGGCAAGGTGGCGAAGTTATTTGTACGGTTGAGTAA